A DNA window from Bdellovibrionota bacterium contains the following coding sequences:
- a CDS encoding DEAD/DEAH box helicase — MKFEELDLQPEIMDALRQININDCTPIQESAIPLVLDGKDISGLSQTGSGKTFAFLVPLIERILRTRKKMGENPTELDQKRGFDTWNSGHFILVLAPTRELADQIHKAITSLCKPELGIKTALVYGGVEYETQTAAIKDSVDIVVGTPGRLLDLYKNHHINFRQVKAIVFDEADRMFDMGFKDDMVYILQRAPADRQILLFSATLNFDVMNTIYGFDSNPVEINVSRDQAKAGDVTDEIFHVGEQDKPQYLLSLISRVKPKQTIIFSNYKMNVDRITQFLSNNGIPAVGISSLLTQSQRERVLEQFKNENERNTLVATDVAARGLDIKGVDLVINYDLPDDAENYVHRIGRTGRAGAKGHAISLVSDRDVMALSRIEGYMKVKITIGWLEDEFIVKEFKALSRDNYRGESRVKRTGLAAMKAQIPQEQESGQPREQRPQGDRPPRHQGQGGGRSNNNRNFDNRNRDNNRGPQGQGGENVHRDRKSGRHQHPRDGEQRANGQNPNHSKGSGRPSHNPNQRPLQGARPGQSPAKPNQKFTPNKPGQKSFRSDGNRANNPNRKSDKSNNANRSFKSNKSSSGISQKVKNFFKSLFR, encoded by the coding sequence TTGAAATTTGAAGAATTAGATTTACAACCCGAGATCATGGACGCTCTACGTCAAATAAATATCAACGACTGCACACCGATTCAAGAGTCCGCAATCCCACTTGTTTTAGATGGAAAAGACATCTCTGGTCTTTCGCAAACTGGTAGCGGGAAAACTTTTGCGTTTCTAGTTCCACTCATCGAAAGAATTTTACGAACTAGAAAAAAAATGGGCGAGAACCCAACGGAACTCGATCAAAAAAGAGGTTTCGATACTTGGAATTCTGGACATTTTATTTTGGTACTAGCGCCAACCAGAGAGCTTGCAGATCAAATTCACAAAGCCATTACAAGTCTATGTAAACCAGAACTCGGAATTAAAACTGCGTTGGTTTATGGTGGCGTGGAGTACGAAACGCAAACTGCGGCGATCAAAGACAGCGTCGACATCGTTGTTGGAACTCCGGGAAGACTTTTAGATTTATACAAGAATCACCACATCAACTTCAGACAAGTAAAAGCAATTGTTTTTGATGAGGCCGATCGTATGTTCGATATGGGATTCAAGGACGACATGGTTTACATTCTGCAAAGAGCACCGGCAGATCGTCAGATTTTACTTTTCAGTGCAACTTTGAATTTTGATGTGATGAATACGATTTATGGTTTTGATTCTAATCCAGTTGAAATCAACGTTTCTCGGGACCAAGCAAAAGCTGGCGACGTAACAGATGAAATTTTCCATGTGGGCGAGCAAGACAAGCCTCAATATCTGTTATCACTCATCAGCAGAGTAAAACCAAAACAAACAATTATTTTTAGCAATTACAAAATGAACGTCGATCGCATCACTCAATTTTTGAGCAACAACGGAATTCCCGCTGTAGGAATTTCTAGTTTGTTGACTCAAAGTCAAAGAGAGCGCGTCCTCGAACAATTTAAAAACGAAAACGAGAGAAACACACTTGTTGCAACCGACGTTGCGGCTCGTGGCCTAGATATCAAAGGCGTAGATCTTGTAATCAACTACGATCTTCCAGACGATGCTGAGAACTATGTTCACAGAATTGGTCGTACTGGAAGAGCGGGAGCAAAAGGTCACGCAATTTCACTCGTGAGCGATAGAGACGTCATGGCACTTTCAAGAATTGAAGGTTACATGAAAGTTAAAATAACAATCGGTTGGCTTGAAGACGAATTCATAGTGAAGGAATTCAAAGCACTTTCAAGAGACAACTACCGCGGAGAAAGCCGCGTGAAACGAACAGGATTAGCTGCAATGAAAGCACAGATACCACAAGAACAAGAATCAGGTCAGCCAAGAGAACAACGCCCACAAGGCGACAGGCCACCAAGACATCAGGGTCAAGGCGGCGGAAGATCAAATAACAATAGAAATTTCGATAACAGAAATCGTGATAATAACCGCGGTCCTCAAGGACAGGGCGGGGAAAACGTTCATCGTGATCGCAAATCAGGAAGACATCAACATCCTAGAGACGGCGAACAACGTGCGAATGGACAAAATCCAAACCATAGTAAAGGTTCCGGTAGACCATCGCACAATCCAAATCAGAGACCTCTGCAAGGTGCAAGACCTGGTCAGTCACCGGCTAAGCCAAATCAAAAATTTACGCCAAATAAGCCTGGGCAAAAGTCATTCCGATCTGATGGAAATAGAGCGAACAACCCAAACAGAAAATCTGATAAGAGCAACAACGCTAATCGATCGTTTAAATCAAATAAATCTTCTAGTGGCATATCTCAAAAAGTTAAAAACTTTTTCAAGAGCTTGTTTAGATAG
- a CDS encoding PilZ domain-containing protein has translation MYHIGILAKQGKTLNSVYNELKKSQFCKPDVFTDSFSLVKALKDNSFHALIILTDEFKPSHIRIIQQIKKRFNNLPVMVITEKPSIAAKIKLVDFKKTILLNLSTEMKDMSGIVIKMINDLHVIPRLANRYRTAQPARFKIEATRTHSAFMLDIARDGACFRLFNKKLNKGDQVQIEVPLPDLKKTHIVQGEVVWEKMEKLKNQATASSQRVGVRFLD, from the coding sequence ATGTATCATATTGGGATTTTAGCTAAGCAAGGAAAAACATTAAACTCAGTTTATAATGAGCTGAAGAAAAGTCAGTTCTGTAAGCCTGATGTTTTCACTGATTCTTTTAGTTTGGTAAAAGCATTAAAAGACAATTCGTTTCATGCGCTTATTATTCTCACTGATGAGTTTAAGCCTAGTCATATTCGAATCATTCAACAAATCAAAAAGCGTTTTAATAATTTACCCGTGATGGTGATTACAGAAAAACCAAGTATTGCGGCCAAAATCAAATTGGTCGATTTTAAAAAAACTATATTATTAAATCTTTCAACGGAAATGAAAGACATGAGCGGCATCGTAATCAAAATGATCAATGATCTACACGTAATCCCAAGGCTTGCGAATCGTTATAGAACTGCACAGCCGGCAAGATTTAAAATCGAAGCAACAAGAACTCATTCTGCGTTTATGCTGGATATTGCACGCGATGGAGCATGTTTTAGACTTTTCAATAAAAAATTAAACAAAGGCGACCAAGTACAAATCGAAGTTCCGCTTCCTGATTTAAAAAAGACCCACATCGTTCAAGGTGAGGTGGTTTGGGAAAAAATGGAAAAACTAAAGAATCAAGCTACCGCTTCATCACAAAGAGTAGGAGTTAGATTTTTAGATTAA
- a CDS encoding A/G-specific adenine glycosylase, translating into MKHKTQPNQKNLLDWYNENKRDLPWRNTSDPYRIWISEVMLQQTTVKAVIPYYEKFLKNFPTVKSLSQASIKEVYTYWAGLGYYSRADNLHKAAKQLSETGFPKTHIELMAYPGFGPYTARAVASFAFSDNTGVLDGNVIRFLSRFHGLAVPWWENSSRAILQREADQWVLDFDSSEMNQALIEIGATICTPRSPSCLLCPVRNGCTAYAQNLQEKLPLKKDRKKLEVWIWEPDIYIQNGKIGFTKNNYASFLKGKMIFPGRVKKSKTAPKIYNYKHNITHHEIYVKLNIKTSKNKDKLLVLKDTSGDQMKWISKNQIIKINPASLIQKALKYI; encoded by the coding sequence ATGAAGCATAAAACCCAGCCCAACCAGAAAAATCTTCTGGATTGGTACAATGAGAATAAACGCGACCTTCCATGGCGCAATACCTCGGATCCTTACAGAATCTGGATCTCTGAAGTGATGCTTCAACAAACTACGGTGAAAGCCGTAATTCCTTACTACGAAAAATTCTTAAAAAATTTTCCAACCGTAAAATCATTAAGCCAAGCTTCTATCAAAGAAGTTTATACTTATTGGGCGGGGCTCGGTTATTACTCACGCGCAGACAATCTCCATAAAGCTGCAAAACAACTTTCTGAAACTGGTTTCCCTAAAACACATATCGAACTGATGGCATATCCAGGATTTGGTCCCTATACAGCTCGTGCAGTGGCAAGTTTTGCCTTCAGTGATAACACTGGCGTCCTAGATGGCAACGTCATTCGATTTTTATCACGCTTTCATGGACTGGCAGTACCTTGGTGGGAAAATTCCTCTCGTGCTATTTTGCAAAGAGAAGCTGATCAATGGGTTTTAGACTTTGATTCTTCGGAAATGAATCAAGCATTGATTGAAATTGGTGCTACGATTTGTACACCACGATCTCCTTCGTGCCTGCTGTGCCCAGTTCGCAACGGTTGCACCGCTTATGCGCAAAACTTGCAAGAAAAACTACCTCTCAAAAAAGACCGTAAAAAATTAGAAGTTTGGATTTGGGAACCCGACATTTATATTCAAAATGGAAAGATTGGATTTACAAAAAATAATTATGCTTCATTTTTAAAAGGAAAAATGATTTTCCCTGGGCGCGTTAAAAAATCAAAAACAGCTCCTAAAATTTATAATTACAAGCATAATATAACTCATCACGAGATTTATGTTAAACTGAATATAAAGACCTCAAAAAATAAAGATAAATTACTAGTACTAAAAGATACTAGTGGGGACCAGATGAAATGGATTTCAAAAAATCAAATAATAAAAATCAATCCGGCTTCTCTTATTCAAAAGGCATTAAAGTATATTTAG
- a CDS encoding twin-arginine translocase TatA/TatE family subunit, which produces MSLGIPELVVLVIIVLLFFGPSRLPGLGKAVGSAIRGFKKGISSDEEKKQINNNSDDPKA; this is translated from the coding sequence ATGAGTCTCGGAATCCCTGAATTAGTAGTCCTAGTAATTATCGTTTTGTTGTTCTTTGGACCGAGCAGATTGCCGGGTTTAGGCAAGGCTGTTGGATCTGCCATTCGTGGATTCAAAAAAGGTATCTCTTCCGATGAAGAGAAAAAGCAAATCAACAATAACTCTGACGATCCTAAAGCTTAA
- the speB gene encoding agmatinase, protein MEYKQISGREFPRFSAVKTFFRMPHVNIDSDYDVGIFGTPFDGGVSYRPGARFAPSAIREMSALGRGYHWTRGIDFTKKIKVADIGDVSVVPVSLEKTYENIEFHVMKLLKLKKRFISVGGDHSTTLPILRALKKSLSTPVNFVHFDAHLDTYPAAWDCEYHHGSFARHAVEEGLVDPKNMIQIGIRGPLAAGEDLDFVNKHGITVKTVDDVRAGSLKEFCNSLPVLKGPTYISFDIDCLDPAYAPGTGTPVPGGLTTYETQNILRSLKIDNLVGADIVEICPAYDPSQITAMAGVDTMFEMLCLMANK, encoded by the coding sequence ATGGAATATAAGCAAATATCAGGAAGAGAATTCCCAAGATTTTCAGCCGTAAAAACATTTTTCAGAATGCCGCATGTTAATATAGATTCCGATTACGATGTTGGTATTTTTGGTACTCCTTTCGATGGTGGAGTGAGCTACCGTCCGGGAGCCAGGTTTGCTCCATCAGCAATTCGCGAAATGTCTGCGCTTGGCCGTGGTTATCATTGGACAAGAGGAATTGATTTTACCAAAAAAATAAAAGTAGCAGATATTGGTGATGTTTCAGTAGTTCCAGTTTCTTTAGAAAAAACATACGAAAATATCGAATTCCATGTGATGAAACTTTTAAAACTAAAAAAGAGATTCATTTCTGTGGGCGGTGATCACTCGACAACACTTCCAATTTTACGAGCATTAAAAAAATCCTTGAGCACTCCTGTTAACTTTGTTCATTTCGATGCACATCTAGATACTTATCCAGCAGCATGGGATTGCGAATACCATCATGGATCTTTCGCAAGACACGCAGTTGAAGAAGGATTGGTAGATCCTAAGAACATGATTCAAATTGGAATCAGAGGACCACTTGCTGCTGGTGAGGATTTGGACTTTGTGAACAAACACGGAATCACCGTGAAAACTGTCGATGATGTGAGAGCGGGAAGTCTAAAAGAATTTTGCAATTCATTACCAGTATTAAAAGGTCCTACATACATCAGCTTCGATATTGATTGTTTAGATCCAGCATATGCCCCAGGCACAGGAACTCCGGTTCCAGGCGGATTAACAACTTACGAAACGCAAAATATTTTGAGATCACTAAAGATTGATAATCTCGTGGGCGCAGACATCGTCGAAATTTGTCCCGCCTACGATCCATCACAAATCACAGCAATGGCCGGCGTAGACACCATGTTCGAAATGCTCTGCTTGATGGCCAATAAATAA
- a CDS encoding poly(A) polymerase yields the protein MTIKQRPRLAPEFIHPEAYRITERLQREGFETYLVGGCVRDLLSGIQPKDYDIATYASPKQVKKFISDAYIIGKRFRLVLVKRGSDLFEVATFRRDATDEEMSQIDEDDKTSGDNVFGTPQEDALRRDFTLNGLFYDPVKDELKDYCHGLKDIKSHTLRMIGDPVTRLQEDPIRILRALRLSHRLDFKIESSLRESMKTYAHTLKKSVLPRRREEILKIMRLQDPSNTLMEAHDLHILEHVFPSLDKIYLNPEQLNEFNMYIKKISTFVIDIDNPAEVFAYLMLAYYRSTVDPDPFKKVFASDILKHEDLKQIMTMELGMYNVEQSLFAKALEFQHRLKKLDQDSHQNEAIPLAIMMAKADHVLSSEKMHEWERVLEKIVPKAHAPYRKKRRTRRPRNFQNKR from the coding sequence ATGACGATAAAGCAAAGGCCTCGCTTGGCCCCTGAGTTCATTCATCCTGAAGCATATCGAATTACTGAACGTTTACAGCGAGAGGGATTTGAAACATATTTGGTCGGCGGTTGTGTCCGCGACCTTCTCTCTGGTATTCAACCCAAAGATTACGATATCGCCACTTACGCAAGTCCAAAACAAGTTAAGAAATTTATTTCCGATGCTTATATCATCGGTAAAAGATTTAGGCTGGTGCTGGTAAAAAGAGGCAGTGATCTTTTTGAAGTCGCAACATTTAGAAGAGACGCCACGGATGAAGAAATGTCACAGATCGACGAAGATGATAAAACTTCGGGGGATAATGTTTTCGGAACTCCGCAAGAAGATGCTTTAAGACGTGATTTTACTTTGAACGGACTATTTTATGATCCGGTAAAAGACGAGCTCAAAGATTATTGTCATGGGCTCAAAGACATTAAATCTCACACGCTCCGTATGATCGGTGATCCGGTAACGCGTCTTCAAGAAGATCCAATTCGTATTTTGCGTGCCTTAAGACTTTCCCATAGGCTGGATTTTAAGATTGAATCAAGTCTTCGTGAAAGCATGAAAACTTACGCACACACTTTAAAAAAATCTGTATTGCCCAGAAGAAGAGAAGAAATTCTAAAGATCATGAGACTGCAAGATCCTTCGAACACTTTGATGGAGGCACACGATCTTCACATTCTAGAGCACGTATTTCCATCGCTGGATAAAATTTATTTGAATCCAGAACAATTGAACGAATTCAATATGTACATAAAAAAGATCAGCACGTTTGTGATCGATATTGATAATCCCGCGGAAGTGTTTGCCTATCTCATGCTTGCTTACTACAGATCAACGGTGGATCCCGATCCATTCAAAAAAGTTTTTGCAAGCGACATCCTAAAACACGAAGATTTGAAACAAATCATGACTATGGAATTGGGTATGTACAACGTGGAGCAAAGCCTTTTTGCTAAAGCTCTAGAGTTCCAACATAGACTTAAAAAATTAGATCAAGACTCTCATCAGAACGAAGCCATTCCGCTCGCAATCATGATGGCCAAAGCCGATCATGTACTGTCGTCTGAAAAAATGCATGAATGGGAAAGAGTTCTCGAAAAAATCGTTCCCAAAGCTCACGCGCCATATCGTAAGAAGCGCAGAACACGCCGCCCCCGCAATTTCCAAAATAAAAGATGA
- a CDS encoding transketolase C-terminal domain-containing protein — MSSGMNIGQLGNATRASFGESLASLGKEFKSIVVLDADLSKSTKSESFSKNAPERFFQMGIQEANMIGAAAGLAFSGKIPFLCSFGAFLTGRFDQIRVTIGYAQANVRLVGTHAGVGIGEDGCSQMALEDLACMRTLPGMAVLQPADDIETKAMMRYLIDHEGPAYIRLTRQNVVNVHDTNYKFRFGKADEILDGKDAVVFATGGLTGNAYTAIKNLEKEGISVGLVNIHSVKPFDKESVQKWSQKVKHVFTAEDHNVIGGLGGAVAEAMAEIGAPAKLHKIGVQDVYGESGTPEALYEKHGLDAHGIGRTLKSILRN, encoded by the coding sequence ATGAGCAGCGGAATGAATATTGGTCAGCTTGGAAATGCAACCAGAGCGAGCTTTGGTGAATCTCTAGCAAGCCTAGGAAAAGAATTTAAAAGCATCGTTGTCCTCGATGCCGACCTTTCAAAGAGTACAAAATCTGAAAGCTTTTCTAAGAATGCTCCAGAAAGATTTTTCCAAATGGGAATTCAAGAAGCTAACATGATCGGTGCCGCAGCGGGATTGGCTTTTTCTGGGAAAATTCCTTTCTTGTGTTCGTTTGGAGCTTTCTTAACAGGAAGATTCGATCAGATCAGAGTAACGATCGGTTATGCACAAGCCAATGTGAGACTCGTCGGAACACATGCCGGTGTTGGTATCGGTGAAGACGGATGCTCGCAAATGGCACTCGAAGATTTAGCGTGCATGAGAACTTTACCAGGAATGGCAGTTCTTCAGCCGGCAGATGATATCGAAACCAAAGCAATGATGAGATATTTAATTGATCACGAAGGTCCCGCATACATTCGTCTCACCAGACAAAACGTCGTGAACGTTCATGACACAAATTATAAATTCCGTTTTGGAAAAGCAGATGAAATTTTGGATGGAAAGGACGCCGTTGTTTTTGCAACTGGTGGACTCACTGGCAACGCCTACACCGCAATTAAGAATTTAGAAAAAGAAGGAATTTCAGTCGGTCTTGTAAATATCCACTCGGTAAAACCTTTTGATAAAGAATCAGTTCAGAAATGGTCGCAAAAAGTAAAACATGTTTTTACAGCAGAAGATCACAATGTGATTGGTGGCTTGGGTGGAGCGGTTGCAGAAGCAATGGCTGAAATCGGTGCTCCGGCAAAACTCCATAAAATTGGTGTTCAAGATGTTTACGGTGAAAGTGGAACGCCAGAAGCGCTCTATGAAAAACACGGACTCGATGCACATGGTATCGGTCGTACATTAAAATCTATTCTCAGAAATTAA
- a CDS encoding paraquat-inducible protein A: MDLAKPHKKEKTYSAEHTLFYSLTALILYVPANLLPFMTFEMHGNRNDATIWSGIVTLFKDGSLFLAAIVFLASMLVPLLKLAILFYLSLSPNSNSNRKAKTNLLKFIEVIGPWSMLDIFLVAVFVAVVKLDSMANVSAGLGSAIFLFVVIFSMLASKNFNSKVIWQENENK; the protein is encoded by the coding sequence ATGGACCTGGCGAAGCCGCATAAAAAAGAAAAAACTTACTCGGCGGAACATACACTTTTTTATTCCCTTACCGCACTTATTCTGTATGTGCCCGCAAACCTTCTTCCTTTTATGACTTTTGAAATGCACGGAAACAGAAACGACGCCACAATTTGGTCTGGGATCGTAACTCTCTTTAAAGATGGATCACTTTTCTTGGCCGCCATTGTATTTTTAGCCAGTATGCTGGTCCCACTTTTAAAATTGGCCATTCTTTTTTATTTGTCACTTTCTCCAAATTCGAATTCGAATCGAAAAGCCAAAACCAATTTATTAAAATTCATCGAAGTCATCGGTCCATGGTCAATGCTAGATATTTTCCTCGTGGCAGTTTTTGTCGCAGTGGTAAAGTTGGATTCCATGGCAAATGTCAGCGCAGGACTTGGATCTGCAATATTTTTATTCGTTGTGATATTTAGCATGCTCGCATCTAAAAACTTTAACTCGAAAGTAATATGGCAAGAAAATGAAAACAAATGA
- a CDS encoding MlaD family protein: protein MAIIFSTWAVTKYLDTEGKKIEIHFSEASSIVPGKTRILFRGVQIGMVEDIAITKDGKKVICEVELTKSGEKFAVAGSKFYLVSPKVGFDQVSGLDTIISGSYIVIEPNLNSNESQDTFEGDSNYNPSVATENMVNYFLVTDNAESVSSGDNLYYRGIVVGNVGSVDLSPDSRKVIISAYVFKKFVKIIRTNTVFWKKQGIKADLGIFGSDVKVSSFDTIMKGGVELATPNKAGLIAKAKTRFMLLDNEPEEREDEKWEPKLKFQKKQKRLAGSN, encoded by the coding sequence ATGGCCATCATATTTTCAACCTGGGCCGTAACAAAATATCTAGATACTGAAGGAAAAAAAATTGAAATTCATTTTAGTGAAGCCAGCTCTATTGTTCCAGGTAAGACCAGAATTCTTTTTAGAGGCGTACAAATTGGAATGGTCGAAGACATCGCAATTACGAAAGATGGAAAAAAAGTTATTTGTGAAGTCGAACTCACAAAATCTGGAGAAAAATTTGCGGTAGCTGGATCTAAGTTTTATCTAGTCAGTCCTAAAGTAGGTTTCGATCAAGTCTCTGGTCTGGATACAATCATTTCTGGAAGTTACATCGTGATCGAGCCCAACCTAAACTCGAATGAGTCTCAAGATACTTTCGAGGGTGACTCCAATTATAATCCATCAGTAGCGACAGAAAATATGGTTAATTATTTTCTTGTCACCGACAATGCCGAATCTGTTTCAAGCGGAGATAATCTCTACTATCGCGGAATAGTGGTAGGAAATGTCGGATCTGTTGACCTAAGCCCTGACAGTAGAAAAGTAATCATTAGCGCTTATGTCTTTAAAAAATTCGTAAAAATCATCAGAACCAATACTGTCTTCTGGAAAAAACAAGGGATCAAAGCAGATCTAGGTATTTTTGGTTCCGACGTAAAAGTCAGCTCTTTTGATACTATCATGAAAGGTGGGGTAGAGCTCGCAACGCCCAACAAAGCTGGGCTAATTGCGAAAGCCAAAACAAGATTTATGCTTTTAGATAACGAGCCCGAAGAACGTGAAGACGAAAAGTGGGAGCCCAAACTAAAGTTTCAGAAAAAACAAAAAAGACTAGCGGGCTCAAATTAA
- a CDS encoding alpha/beta hydrolase produces MDFLKQFHYQVYGNSASPKLVFLHGLMGFGANWRKIVSGMEDKFQILTFDQRGHGRSMKPDSGYAPENYADDLIEILNELGWDKIHLVGHSMGGRNALNFASRFPQRVISLVIEDISPESKFSDVERYEKLLGRVPTPFQNKKEAKEFLLNDFGDPVLGNYFYSNLVENDQGLIDWRFSKKGIIDSVRLGRKVDRWAEWRSLKMPTLLVRGENSTDLPQDIYEKMLKENPNVEGILIKEAGHWVHFDQPEQFISDLRAFLLANF; encoded by the coding sequence ATGGATTTTTTAAAGCAATTCCATTATCAAGTATACGGCAATTCGGCCTCCCCTAAACTCGTATTTTTACACGGTTTGATGGGATTTGGAGCAAATTGGAGGAAAATTGTTTCAGGGATGGAAGACAAATTCCAAATCCTGACCTTCGATCAACGTGGCCACGGTCGCTCTATGAAGCCTGACTCTGGCTATGCTCCAGAAAACTATGCTGATGATCTTATCGAAATCTTAAATGAGCTCGGATGGGATAAAATTCACCTTGTGGGGCACTCCATGGGTGGAAGAAATGCATTAAACTTCGCCTCGAGATTTCCGCAGAGAGTCATATCCTTGGTTATTGAGGACATCTCCCCAGAAAGCAAATTCTCTGATGTGGAAAGGTACGAAAAGCTTTTAGGCCGAGTACCAACTCCCTTTCAAAATAAAAAAGAAGCGAAGGAGTTTTTGTTGAACGATTTTGGTGATCCGGTTTTGGGTAATTATTTTTATTCTAATTTAGTCGAAAATGATCAAGGACTTATCGACTGGCGCTTCTCAAAAAAAGGAATTATCGATAGCGTTCGTTTAGGCAGAAAAGTTGACCGCTGGGCTGAATGGCGGTCTCTCAAAATGCCCACTCTACTTGTCCGTGGGGAAAATTCTACTGACCTCCCCCAAGATATTTATGAAAAAATGCTTAAGGAAAATCCCAATGTTGAAGGAATTCTGATCAAAGAGGCCGGCCATTGGGTGCACTTTGATCAGCCAGAGCAGTTTATCAGCGATCTTCGTGCCTTTTTGTTAGCTAATTTTTGA